In Bacteroidota bacterium, the sequence AGTTTTTTGCAACAGTCCAGAACAAACTTCATTGGGCAATTACAAAGCAAACAGCAGCAGAGATAATTGTTTCAAGAGCCGACCACAAAAAGGATAAAATGGGATTGACATCATGGAAAACTTCACCTGATGGCAAAATACGGAAATCCGATGTTTCTATCGCTAAGAACTATCTCTCTGAAAAAGAACTAAAACCATTAAACCGTATTGTTACTATGTATCTTGATTACGCAGAGCATCAGGCAGAAAAAGGCATAGCAATGACAATGAAAGACTGGGTTGAAAAATTAGATGCTTTTTTGAAATTTAATCAAGAAGACATACTGCATAATGCAGGCAAAGTAACAGCAGCAATAGCAAAAGCATTTGCAGAAAAAGAATACGACAGTTATAAACCTATTCAAGAACTTTTGTTTGAAAGCGATTTTGATAAAATGATAAAAAAACAAATCAATCCTAAAAATGACCTATAAAGGCAACATAAAGATATTGGATTTGTACAAGACAGCCTTTTTATGTTCGCAAAAATGCCCGGCAGAAATTGTGCTTAAAAGTTATGATTGGGCAAAAGAACAGCGAAAGCAAGGAAACTGCATTGTCTGTGGCAACCACTCGCAAATAGAAAAAGATGTTTTTGAAATATTGCTAAAAGGAAAACAGCCTTTAGTTTTAGTACTGCCAAGAAGTCTAAAGAAAAGATGGGAACCTAAAATTTTAAAGGCAGTGATTAAAAACAGGCTCTTGATTATTAGTCCATTTGATGATAATTCAAATAGTAGAATAACCCGTGAAAATGCCATCAAGAAAAATGAAACTATTATTTCATTGGGAAATAAAATAGTAGTTGGTTATAAATCAAAAAACGGACAATTAGAAAATTTATTAAATGGAAAAAAGCATGAACAATTATAGCCAACGCCAGAATATCTAAAAAAATAATTGTAAATTTGAACAATAGTAAAATCAAAGAAAATTAACATTGGACTAAAATGAGATTTTATTTAAAATAATGACTGAAACAAAATCATACAGAAAATACTTTTCAATATTCCTGATAATTGTATTTTTCAGCCCTTTGCTGATAAAAGCAACGCACTTTTTGTTTGTACACCATGAGCGTCATCATATTTCTTTTTCAGATAAACCGAAAGTTAATGAAAAACATAAAAACTGTCCTATTTGTGCTTTCGAATTTGTCGAATTTATTGACAATGAAAACCCACAATATACTGTCAAACCGGAATTCTTTTTAGATTACGATACTTCTTACAGCCAAAGTGAACATATAGTATTTCCCTCTTACTCATTCAATCTGCGAGCACCACCTGTTAATTCATAACAATAACAATTTAATTAATTGTTGTCATCGTAATTATTCTTATTTATTAACAGCTTGTTGGTTATGCATCGTATAGCCAACTTTATAATTTTAAACTTATATGAAAAAAGTAAAAATTTCATGCTTTATCATTATGCTATTTGCAATGATGAACCAAATCGGTTTTGCCCAAAACAGTATCAAAGGCAGAGTAACCGATAAAACAAATAATGAGGCTTTGTCTTTTGCCAATGTTTATCTTCCAGAACAAAATAAAGGCACATTAACCGATGAAAATGGTGAATTTGCATTAACCAATTTACCTAAAGGAGAATTTAAAATTCAGTTTTCGTATGTGGGTTATAAAAGCATTATAAAAACTATTTTTGCCAATAATACGGAAACAATATTAAATATTGAAATGGAACCTACCGTATTACAAGCCGAGGAGGTTGTTATTTCAGGAGGAACCTATTCAACGCAACACGAAAATGCTATTAAAATTGATTTGATAAAAAGCAAAGAAATTACTTCTATTGGCACACCTACTTTTATCGAAGCCATTGCCAATGTTCCAGGTGTAGATATGATTGCCAAAGGAACAGGGGTAGCAAAACCTGTTATTCGCGGCTTATCAATGACCAATATTTTGATGCTTAACAATGGTGTGAAAATGGAAAATTTTCAATTTTCAGAAAACCATCCCTTTCTTATCGATGAATTTGGTATTGACCGAATAGAGATAATAAAAGGACCTGCTTCATTGCTTTATGGATCTGATGCTGTTGGTGGTGTTATCAATATAATAAAGGAAAAACCGGCACCAACAGGAAAAATTCTCGGTGATTATAA encodes:
- the rhuM gene encoding RhuM family protein, giving the protein FFATVQNKLHWAITKQTAAEIIVSRADHKKDKMGLTSWKTSPDGKIRKSDVSIAKNYLSEKELKPLNRIVTMYLDYAEHQAEKGIAMTMKDWVEKLDAFLKFNQEDILHNAGKVTAAIAKAFAEKEYDSYKPIQELLFESDFDKMIKKQINPKNDL
- a CDS encoding DNA-binding protein, producing the protein MLKSYDWAKEQRKQGNCIVCGNHSQIEKDVFEILLKGKQPLVLVLPRSLKKRWEPKILKAVIKNRLLIISPFDDNSNSRITRENAIKKNETIISLGNKIVVGYKSKNGQLENLLNGKKHEQL